A window of Garra rufa chromosome 16, GarRuf1.0, whole genome shotgun sequence contains these coding sequences:
- the il4 gene encoding interleukin-4, with protein MRTFMLLLLTIIAVTASSKHAADKRLLMEIMDNVDQILEQSSTSNLSQFVRDVFPAAGCSEKHLCQAAMIMPNKHLSHTMLKRRLFAYANYSGHHQCNVSASEEHKMVVFLTKIKECCKEQYSKLIRQRRNV; from the exons ATGAGGACTTTCATGCTTTTGTTGCTGACAATCATAGCTGTTACTGCATCGAGTAAGCACGCAGCGGATAAACGTCTCCTAATGGAAATCATGGATAATGTGGACCAGATCCTGGAACAAAGTTCAACGTCG AATCTCAGCCAATTTGTAAGAGATGTATTTCCAGCAGCAGGCTGCTCA GAGAAACACCTGTGCCAAGCAGCAATGATTATGCCCAACAAGCATCTAAGCCACACCATGCTAAAAAGACGACTCTTTGCCTATGCAAATTATTCAGGG CACCATCAGTGCAATGTTTCAGCTTCAGAGGAGCACAAAATGGTTGTTTTTCTGACAAAAATCAAAGAATGCTGCAAAGAACAATACTCTAAACTCATTAGGCAGAGAAGAAATGTATAA